A stretch of Branchiostoma lanceolatum isolate klBraLanc5 chromosome 14, klBraLanc5.hap2, whole genome shotgun sequence DNA encodes these proteins:
- the LOC136448253 gene encoding protein transport protein Sec24C-like isoform X10, translating to MNPQTGYNQPYQGGYQNYGGPPPPGGQSRGYGGPVPGQPPPQNAYMNGPPSLGPSGAKPPQGGYGAPPSQKGPAGGYGQGGGDMQNGFSHSGQAYGAAPQQQQYGRGPPPPGQQQYQQGPPGPPMSSVQSGPPGPPMSSVQSGPPMSRPPPSQAQMVTQMQTMSLSQQRPGPPGAGMGAPPPSSMPPSSYGQPPGPPGSSAPPSSMSMGPPSSMPPQMGPPGPMYSSAGYAPPASQQGVVGMQKQSAESKPKPNYAGTPGYQGQFGPPPSSPGAFGQPPPPGAGGMGGYQGQPVAQPPQQRRLDPDQIPSPIQVIEDDRTSRGGQQFATNTRGLMPPLVTTDFLTIDQGNCNPAYMRATMYNIPTTADMYKQCNVPMSLVIKPFTELKPQEAQLCIVDHGAAGPVRCNRCKAYMCPFMQFVEGGRRFMCSFCSCVTDVPDTYFAHLDHTGRRIDVYQRPELACGSYEFIATLDYCKNNQPPSPPAFIFMIEASYNSVKNGMLPLLAKHLKGLLDTLPREAGQEESSIRVGFVTFNKVLHFYNVKGTLAQPQMLVVSDVADVFLPLLDGFLVTVQEARAVIDSLLEQIPQMFSDTRETEICLGPVVQAGLEALKAADCAGKLFVFQTSLPLAEAPGKLKNRDDRKLLGTDKEKTLFQPQTGFYQTLGKECVAQGCCVDIFLFPNQYVDVATISEVCKLTGGQLYKYNFFTAVNDGERFIQDLTQDIQRPIVFDAIMRVRTSTGFRPVDFLGNFYMSNTTDVELGAMDCDKAVAVDFKHDDKLSEELGAYIQCAVLYTSVSGQRRLRVHNLSLNCCSTMADLYKSCEMDAIMNILSKQAVRSVVNSTPKAIREQLMAQCANILATYRKNCASPSSAGQLILPECMKLLPLYVNCVLKSDALQGGAETSTDDRAWLMHLLNSMDISSSGAFFYPRLLPLHNLSPDKDDVPMAIRCSIERMKDNGVYLLENGVSMFMWIGMNVDAEWIQSVFGVQSVAQIDIDSPTLLDKEGTLLSLDNPLSARVRNLVQQIRSQRSRFMKLTIVRQRDKLEPWFQHFLVEDKGLYGGASYVDFLCHMHKEIRNLLS from the exons ATGAATCCACAAACAGGCTACAACCAACCCTACCAGGGGGGGTACCAGAACTATGGGGGGCCTCCCCCTCCAGGGGGACAGAGCAGGGGCTACGGGGGCCCCGTACCAGGACAACCCCCTCCACAGAATGCCTACATGAACGGACCCCCTTCCCTGGGCCCCTCTGGGGCCAAGCCTCCACAAGGGGGTTATGGAGCACCCCCCTCTCAGAAGGGGCCAGCAGGGGGGTATGGACAGGGGGGTGGCGACATGCAGAACGGGTTTTCTCACAGTGGCCAGGCGTACGGAGCAGCGCCACAACAGCAACAGTACGGCAG AGGACCTCCCCCTCCCGGACAACAGCAGTACCAGCAGGGCCCCCCAGGCCCACCTATGTCCAGTGTCCAGTCTGGCCCCCCGGGCCCACCCATGTCCAGTGTCCAGTCCGGCCCCCCCATGTCCAGACCACCCCCCAGCCAGGCACAG ATGGTGACCCAGATGCAGACTATGAGTTTGTCGCAGCAGAGACCAGGTCCCCCCGGGGCAGGCATG GGTGCCCCCCCTCCCAGCAGCATGCCCCCTTCATCCTACGGACAGCCGCCGGGGCCCCCCGGCAGCTCCGCACCCCCCTCCAGTATGTCCATGGGACCCCCCTCCAGCATGCCCCCCCAGATGGGCCCCCCTGGACCGATGTACAGCTCTGCCGGCTACGCCCCCCCTGCCTCACAGCAAGGCGTTGTGGGAATG CAGAAACAATCAGCAgaatcaaaacctaaa CCTAACTACGCAGGAACCCCAGGGTACCAGGGACAGTTCGGCCCCCCTCCCTCCAGCCCAGGGGCGTTCGGACAGCCCCCACCCCCCGGGGCAGGTGGTATGGGCGGTTACCAGGGGCAACCGGTGGCACAGCCGCCGCAGCAGAGACGACTGGACCCGGACCAGATCCCCAGTCCG atcCAAGTAATTGAAGATGACCGGACCAGTCGCGGAGGGCAGCAGTTCGCCACGAACACCAGAGGCCTGATGCCCCCCCTGGTCACCACAGACTTCCTGACCATCGACCAAG GTAACTGTAACCCAGCGTACATGCGGGCGACCATGTACAACATCCCGACAACAGCAGACATGTATAAACAGTGCAACGTCCCCATGTCACTCGTCATCAAGCCCTTCACAGAGCTCAAGCCACAGGAG GCCCAGCTGTGCATAGTTGACCACGGTGCGGCCGGCCCCGTCAGGTGTAACCGGTGCAAGGCCTACATGTGCCCCTTTATGCAGTTTGTGGAAGGCGGTCGCAGGTTCATGTGCAGTTTCTGTAGCTGTGTCACAGACG tgccAGACACGTACTTCGCGCATCTTGACCACACGGGACGGCGGATAGACGTGTACCAGAGGCCGGAGCTCGCCTGCGGGTCCTACGAGTTCATCGCCACGCTAGATTACTGCAAA AATAACCAGCCTCCGAGCCCGCCAGCCTTCATCTTCATGATCGAAGCGTCGTACAACAGCGTCAAGAACGGGATGTTACCGCTGCTCGCCAAGCACCTGAAGGGACTGCTCGACACCCTACCCAG GGAAGCTGGACAGGAGGAATCTTCCATCAGAGTCGGGTTTGTGACCTTCAACAAAGTGCTGCACTTTTACAATGTCAAG GGTACCCTGGCCCAGCCCCAGATGCTGGTTGTTTCCGACGTCGCCGACGTTTTTCTGCCGCTGCTGGACGGTTTCCTGGTCACCGTACAGGAGGCACGGGCAGTCATAGATAG TTTGTTGGAACAGATTCCCCAGATGTTCTCCGACACGAGGGAGACAGAGATCTGCCTGGGACCGGTCGTGCAGGCCGGACTCGAGGCACTCAAG GCGGCGGACTGTGCGGGGAAGCTGTTTGTTTTCCAGACGTCGCTGCCGCTCGCCGAGGCTCCTGGGAAACTGAAGAACAGGGACGACAGGAAACTGCTGGGGACCGACAAGGAGAAG accCTGTTCCAGCCCCAGACCGGGTTCTACCAGACCCTGGGGAAGGAGTGCGTGGCGCAGGGCTGCTGTGTGGACATCTTCCTCTTCCCCAACCAGTACGTGGACGTGGCCACCATATCCGAGGTCTGCAAGCTCACCGGCGGACAGCTCTACAAGTACAACTTCTTCACG GCGGTGAATGACGGGGAGCGGTTCATCCAGGACCTGACGCAGGACATCCAGCGGCCAATCGTGTTCGACGCCATCATGAGAGTCCGGACCAGCACAG GTTTCCGACCTGTGGACTTTCTGGGGAACTTCTACATGTCCAACACGACGGACGTGGAGCTGGGGGCCATGGACTGCGACAAGGCCGTCGCCGTCGACTTCAAACACGACGACAAGCTGAGCGAAGAGCTGGGCGCATACATCCAG TGTGCGGTTCTGTACACCAGTGTGAGTGGCCAGAGGAGACTCAGAGTGCACAACCTGTCGTTGAACTGCTGCAGCACCATGGCAGACCTCTACAAGAGCTGCGAGATGGACGCCATCATGAACATTCTCTCCAAACAAG CTGTGAGATCTGTGGTGAACTCCACTCCTAAAGCCATCCGGGAACAGCTGATGGCCCAGTGTGCCAACATCCTGGCTACTTACAGGAAAAACTGTGCTAGTCCTTCATCTGCTGGACag CTGATCCTGCCGGAGTGCATGAAGCTCCTCCCGCTCTACGTGAACTGCGTGCTGAAGAGCGACGCGCTGCAGGGCGGGGCCGAGACGTCGACGGACGATCGCGCCTGGCTCATGCACCTCCTCAACTCCATGGACATCTCCTCCTCAGGAGCCTTCTTCTACCCAAGGTTACTCCCCCTG CACAACCTGAGTCCCGACAAGGACGACGTTCCCATGGCGATCAGGTGTTCCATCGAGAGGATGAAGGATAACGGGGTTTACCTGCTGGAGAATGGCGTCTCCATGTTCATGTGGATTGGGATGAACGTCGACGCCGAGTGGATTCAGAGCGTCTTCGGCGTGCAGTCCGTCGCACAGATCGACATCGACTCC CCCACCCTACTGGACAAAGAA GGCACCCTGCTGAGTCTGGACAACCCGCTGTCAGCCCGTGTGCGCAACTTGGTGCAGCAAATACGCAGCCAGAGGAGCAGGTTTATGAAG CTGACGATCGTGAGACAGCGCGACAAGTTGGAGCCGTGGTTCCAGCACTTCCTGGTGGAAGAcaagggtctgtatgggggggcATCGTACGTGGACTTCCTCTGCCACATGCACAAGGAGATCAGAAACCTCCTTAGCTGA
- the LOC136448253 gene encoding protein transport protein Sec24C-like isoform X1, which translates to MNPQTGYNQPYQGGYQNYGGPPPPGGQSRGYGGPVPGQPPPQNAYMNGPPSLGPSGAKPPQGGYGAPPSQKGPAGGYGQGGGDMQNGFSHSGQAYGAAPQQQQYGRGPPPPGQQQYQQGPPGPPMSSVQSGPPGPPMSSVQSGPPMSRPPPSQAQMVTQMQTMSLSQQRPGPPGAGMGAPPPSSMPPSSYGQPPGPPGSSAPPSSMSMGPPSSMPPQMGPPGPMYSSAGYAPPASQQGVVGMQKQSAESKPKPNYAGTPGYQGQFGPPPSSPGAFGQPPPPGAGGMGGYQGQPVAQPPQQRRLDPDQIPSPARLDPDLIPSRIQVIEDDRTSRGGQQFATNTRGLMPPLVTTDFLTIDQGNCNPAYMRATMYNIPTTADMYKQCNVPMSLVIKPFTELKPQEAQLCIVDHGAAGPVRCNRCKAYMCPFMQFVEGGRRFMCSFCSCVTDVPDTYFAHLDHTGRRIDVYQRPELACGSYEFIATLDYCKQRAGPVQPVAQAGEGGTESDVNNQPPSPPAFIFMIEASYNSVKNGMLPLLAKHLKGLLDTLPREAGQEESSIRVGFVTFNKVLHFYNVKGTLAQPQMLVVSDVADVFLPLLDGFLVTVQEARAVIDSLLEQIPQMFSDTRETEICLGPVVQAGLEALKAADCAGKLFVFQTSLPLAEAPGKLKNRDDRKLLGTDKEKTLFQPQTGFYQTLGKECVAQGCCVDIFLFPNQYVDVATISEVCKLTGGQLYKYNFFTTEQTTQHHNPMEAVNDGERFIQDLTQDIQRPIVFDAIMRVRTSTGFRPVDFLGNFYMSNTTDVELGAMDCDKAVAVDFKHDDKLSEELGAYIQCAVLYTSVSGQRRLRVHNLSLNCCSTMADLYKSCEMDAIMNILSKQAVRSVVNSTPKAIREQLMAQCANILATYRKNCASPSSAGQLILPECMKLLPLYVNCVLKSDALQGGAETSTDDRAWLMHLLNSMDISSSGAFFYPRLLPLHNLSPDKDDVPMAIRCSIERMKDNGVYLLENGVSMFMWIGMNVDAEWIQSVFGVQSVAQIDIDSPTLLDKEGTLLSLDNPLSARVRNLVQQIRSQRSRFMKLTIVRQRDKLEPWFQHFLVEDKGLYGGASYVDFLCHMHKEIRNLLS; encoded by the exons ATGAATCCACAAACAGGCTACAACCAACCCTACCAGGGGGGGTACCAGAACTATGGGGGGCCTCCCCCTCCAGGGGGACAGAGCAGGGGCTACGGGGGCCCCGTACCAGGACAACCCCCTCCACAGAATGCCTACATGAACGGACCCCCTTCCCTGGGCCCCTCTGGGGCCAAGCCTCCACAAGGGGGTTATGGAGCACCCCCCTCTCAGAAGGGGCCAGCAGGGGGGTATGGACAGGGGGGTGGCGACATGCAGAACGGGTTTTCTCACAGTGGCCAGGCGTACGGAGCAGCGCCACAACAGCAACAGTACGGCAG AGGACCTCCCCCTCCCGGACAACAGCAGTACCAGCAGGGCCCCCCAGGCCCACCTATGTCCAGTGTCCAGTCTGGCCCCCCGGGCCCACCCATGTCCAGTGTCCAGTCCGGCCCCCCCATGTCCAGACCACCCCCCAGCCAGGCACAG ATGGTGACCCAGATGCAGACTATGAGTTTGTCGCAGCAGAGACCAGGTCCCCCCGGGGCAGGCATG GGTGCCCCCCCTCCCAGCAGCATGCCCCCTTCATCCTACGGACAGCCGCCGGGGCCCCCCGGCAGCTCCGCACCCCCCTCCAGTATGTCCATGGGACCCCCCTCCAGCATGCCCCCCCAGATGGGCCCCCCTGGACCGATGTACAGCTCTGCCGGCTACGCCCCCCCTGCCTCACAGCAAGGCGTTGTGGGAATG CAGAAACAATCAGCAgaatcaaaacctaaa CCTAACTACGCAGGAACCCCAGGGTACCAGGGACAGTTCGGCCCCCCTCCCTCCAGCCCAGGGGCGTTCGGACAGCCCCCACCCCCCGGGGCAGGTGGTATGGGCGGTTACCAGGGGCAACCGGTGGCACAGCCGCCGCAGCAGAGACGACTGGACCCGGACCAGATCCCCAGTCCG GCCAGGCTGGACCCAGACCTAATCCCTAGCCGT atcCAAGTAATTGAAGATGACCGGACCAGTCGCGGAGGGCAGCAGTTCGCCACGAACACCAGAGGCCTGATGCCCCCCCTGGTCACCACAGACTTCCTGACCATCGACCAAG GTAACTGTAACCCAGCGTACATGCGGGCGACCATGTACAACATCCCGACAACAGCAGACATGTATAAACAGTGCAACGTCCCCATGTCACTCGTCATCAAGCCCTTCACAGAGCTCAAGCCACAGGAG GCCCAGCTGTGCATAGTTGACCACGGTGCGGCCGGCCCCGTCAGGTGTAACCGGTGCAAGGCCTACATGTGCCCCTTTATGCAGTTTGTGGAAGGCGGTCGCAGGTTCATGTGCAGTTTCTGTAGCTGTGTCACAGACG tgccAGACACGTACTTCGCGCATCTTGACCACACGGGACGGCGGATAGACGTGTACCAGAGGCCGGAGCTCGCCTGCGGGTCCTACGAGTTCATCGCCACGCTAGATTACTGCAAA CAGCGGGCGGGGCCTGTGCAGCCCGTGGCTCAGGCGGGGGAGGGCGGCACGGAGAGCGACGTC AATAACCAGCCTCCGAGCCCGCCAGCCTTCATCTTCATGATCGAAGCGTCGTACAACAGCGTCAAGAACGGGATGTTACCGCTGCTCGCCAAGCACCTGAAGGGACTGCTCGACACCCTACCCAG GGAAGCTGGACAGGAGGAATCTTCCATCAGAGTCGGGTTTGTGACCTTCAACAAAGTGCTGCACTTTTACAATGTCAAG GGTACCCTGGCCCAGCCCCAGATGCTGGTTGTTTCCGACGTCGCCGACGTTTTTCTGCCGCTGCTGGACGGTTTCCTGGTCACCGTACAGGAGGCACGGGCAGTCATAGATAG TTTGTTGGAACAGATTCCCCAGATGTTCTCCGACACGAGGGAGACAGAGATCTGCCTGGGACCGGTCGTGCAGGCCGGACTCGAGGCACTCAAG GCGGCGGACTGTGCGGGGAAGCTGTTTGTTTTCCAGACGTCGCTGCCGCTCGCCGAGGCTCCTGGGAAACTGAAGAACAGGGACGACAGGAAACTGCTGGGGACCGACAAGGAGAAG accCTGTTCCAGCCCCAGACCGGGTTCTACCAGACCCTGGGGAAGGAGTGCGTGGCGCAGGGCTGCTGTGTGGACATCTTCCTCTTCCCCAACCAGTACGTGGACGTGGCCACCATATCCGAGGTCTGCAAGCTCACCGGCGGACAGCTCTACAAGTACAACTTCTTCACG ACGGAACAAACCACTCAGCACCATAACCCTATGGAG GCGGTGAATGACGGGGAGCGGTTCATCCAGGACCTGACGCAGGACATCCAGCGGCCAATCGTGTTCGACGCCATCATGAGAGTCCGGACCAGCACAG GTTTCCGACCTGTGGACTTTCTGGGGAACTTCTACATGTCCAACACGACGGACGTGGAGCTGGGGGCCATGGACTGCGACAAGGCCGTCGCCGTCGACTTCAAACACGACGACAAGCTGAGCGAAGAGCTGGGCGCATACATCCAG TGTGCGGTTCTGTACACCAGTGTGAGTGGCCAGAGGAGACTCAGAGTGCACAACCTGTCGTTGAACTGCTGCAGCACCATGGCAGACCTCTACAAGAGCTGCGAGATGGACGCCATCATGAACATTCTCTCCAAACAAG CTGTGAGATCTGTGGTGAACTCCACTCCTAAAGCCATCCGGGAACAGCTGATGGCCCAGTGTGCCAACATCCTGGCTACTTACAGGAAAAACTGTGCTAGTCCTTCATCTGCTGGACag CTGATCCTGCCGGAGTGCATGAAGCTCCTCCCGCTCTACGTGAACTGCGTGCTGAAGAGCGACGCGCTGCAGGGCGGGGCCGAGACGTCGACGGACGATCGCGCCTGGCTCATGCACCTCCTCAACTCCATGGACATCTCCTCCTCAGGAGCCTTCTTCTACCCAAGGTTACTCCCCCTG CACAACCTGAGTCCCGACAAGGACGACGTTCCCATGGCGATCAGGTGTTCCATCGAGAGGATGAAGGATAACGGGGTTTACCTGCTGGAGAATGGCGTCTCCATGTTCATGTGGATTGGGATGAACGTCGACGCCGAGTGGATTCAGAGCGTCTTCGGCGTGCAGTCCGTCGCACAGATCGACATCGACTCC CCCACCCTACTGGACAAAGAA GGCACCCTGCTGAGTCTGGACAACCCGCTGTCAGCCCGTGTGCGCAACTTGGTGCAGCAAATACGCAGCCAGAGGAGCAGGTTTATGAAG CTGACGATCGTGAGACAGCGCGACAAGTTGGAGCCGTGGTTCCAGCACTTCCTGGTGGAAGAcaagggtctgtatgggggggcATCGTACGTGGACTTCCTCTGCCACATGCACAAGGAGATCAGAAACCTCCTTAGCTGA
- the LOC136448253 gene encoding protein transport protein Sec24C-like isoform X9 has product MNPQTGYNQPYQGGYQNYGGPPPPGGQSRGYGGPVPGQPPPQNAYMNGPPSLGPSGAKPPQGGYGAPPSQKGPAGGYGQGGGDMQNGFSHSGQAYGAAPQQQQYGRGPPPPGQQQYQQGPPGPPMSSVQSGPPGPPMSSVQSGPPMSRPPPSQAQMVTQMQTMSLSQQRPGPPGAGMGAPPPSSMPPSSYGQPPGPPGSSAPPSSMSMGPPSSMPPQMGPPGPMYSSAGYAPPASQQGVVGMQKQSAESKPKPNYAGTPGYQGQFGPPPSSPGAFGQPPPPGAGGMGGYQGQPVAQPPQQRRLDPDQIPSPARLDPDLIPSRIQVIEDDRTSRGGQQFATNTRGLMPPLVTTDFLTIDQGNCNPAYMRATMYNIPTTADMYKQCNVPMSLVIKPFTELKPQEAQLCIVDHGAAGPVRCNRCKAYMCPFMQFVEGGRRFMCSFCSCVTDVPDTYFAHLDHTGRRIDVYQRPELACGSYEFIATLDYCKNNQPPSPPAFIFMIEASYNSVKNGMLPLLAKHLKGLLDTLPREAGQEESSIRVGFVTFNKVLHFYNVKGTLAQPQMLVVSDVADVFLPLLDGFLVTVQEARAVIDSLLEQIPQMFSDTRETEICLGPVVQAGLEALKAADCAGKLFVFQTSLPLAEAPGKLKNRDDRKLLGTDKEKTLFQPQTGFYQTLGKECVAQGCCVDIFLFPNQYVDVATISEVCKLTGGQLYKYNFFTAVNDGERFIQDLTQDIQRPIVFDAIMRVRTSTGFRPVDFLGNFYMSNTTDVELGAMDCDKAVAVDFKHDDKLSEELGAYIQCAVLYTSVSGQRRLRVHNLSLNCCSTMADLYKSCEMDAIMNILSKQAVRSVVNSTPKAIREQLMAQCANILATYRKNCASPSSAGQLILPECMKLLPLYVNCVLKSDALQGGAETSTDDRAWLMHLLNSMDISSSGAFFYPRLLPLHNLSPDKDDVPMAIRCSIERMKDNGVYLLENGVSMFMWIGMNVDAEWIQSVFGVQSVAQIDIDSGTLLSLDNPLSARVRNLVQQIRSQRSRFMKLTIVRQRDKLEPWFQHFLVEDKGLYGGASYVDFLCHMHKEIRNLLS; this is encoded by the exons ATGAATCCACAAACAGGCTACAACCAACCCTACCAGGGGGGGTACCAGAACTATGGGGGGCCTCCCCCTCCAGGGGGACAGAGCAGGGGCTACGGGGGCCCCGTACCAGGACAACCCCCTCCACAGAATGCCTACATGAACGGACCCCCTTCCCTGGGCCCCTCTGGGGCCAAGCCTCCACAAGGGGGTTATGGAGCACCCCCCTCTCAGAAGGGGCCAGCAGGGGGGTATGGACAGGGGGGTGGCGACATGCAGAACGGGTTTTCTCACAGTGGCCAGGCGTACGGAGCAGCGCCACAACAGCAACAGTACGGCAG AGGACCTCCCCCTCCCGGACAACAGCAGTACCAGCAGGGCCCCCCAGGCCCACCTATGTCCAGTGTCCAGTCTGGCCCCCCGGGCCCACCCATGTCCAGTGTCCAGTCCGGCCCCCCCATGTCCAGACCACCCCCCAGCCAGGCACAG ATGGTGACCCAGATGCAGACTATGAGTTTGTCGCAGCAGAGACCAGGTCCCCCCGGGGCAGGCATG GGTGCCCCCCCTCCCAGCAGCATGCCCCCTTCATCCTACGGACAGCCGCCGGGGCCCCCCGGCAGCTCCGCACCCCCCTCCAGTATGTCCATGGGACCCCCCTCCAGCATGCCCCCCCAGATGGGCCCCCCTGGACCGATGTACAGCTCTGCCGGCTACGCCCCCCCTGCCTCACAGCAAGGCGTTGTGGGAATG CAGAAACAATCAGCAgaatcaaaacctaaa CCTAACTACGCAGGAACCCCAGGGTACCAGGGACAGTTCGGCCCCCCTCCCTCCAGCCCAGGGGCGTTCGGACAGCCCCCACCCCCCGGGGCAGGTGGTATGGGCGGTTACCAGGGGCAACCGGTGGCACAGCCGCCGCAGCAGAGACGACTGGACCCGGACCAGATCCCCAGTCCG GCCAGGCTGGACCCAGACCTAATCCCTAGCCGT atcCAAGTAATTGAAGATGACCGGACCAGTCGCGGAGGGCAGCAGTTCGCCACGAACACCAGAGGCCTGATGCCCCCCCTGGTCACCACAGACTTCCTGACCATCGACCAAG GTAACTGTAACCCAGCGTACATGCGGGCGACCATGTACAACATCCCGACAACAGCAGACATGTATAAACAGTGCAACGTCCCCATGTCACTCGTCATCAAGCCCTTCACAGAGCTCAAGCCACAGGAG GCCCAGCTGTGCATAGTTGACCACGGTGCGGCCGGCCCCGTCAGGTGTAACCGGTGCAAGGCCTACATGTGCCCCTTTATGCAGTTTGTGGAAGGCGGTCGCAGGTTCATGTGCAGTTTCTGTAGCTGTGTCACAGACG tgccAGACACGTACTTCGCGCATCTTGACCACACGGGACGGCGGATAGACGTGTACCAGAGGCCGGAGCTCGCCTGCGGGTCCTACGAGTTCATCGCCACGCTAGATTACTGCAAA AATAACCAGCCTCCGAGCCCGCCAGCCTTCATCTTCATGATCGAAGCGTCGTACAACAGCGTCAAGAACGGGATGTTACCGCTGCTCGCCAAGCACCTGAAGGGACTGCTCGACACCCTACCCAG GGAAGCTGGACAGGAGGAATCTTCCATCAGAGTCGGGTTTGTGACCTTCAACAAAGTGCTGCACTTTTACAATGTCAAG GGTACCCTGGCCCAGCCCCAGATGCTGGTTGTTTCCGACGTCGCCGACGTTTTTCTGCCGCTGCTGGACGGTTTCCTGGTCACCGTACAGGAGGCACGGGCAGTCATAGATAG TTTGTTGGAACAGATTCCCCAGATGTTCTCCGACACGAGGGAGACAGAGATCTGCCTGGGACCGGTCGTGCAGGCCGGACTCGAGGCACTCAAG GCGGCGGACTGTGCGGGGAAGCTGTTTGTTTTCCAGACGTCGCTGCCGCTCGCCGAGGCTCCTGGGAAACTGAAGAACAGGGACGACAGGAAACTGCTGGGGACCGACAAGGAGAAG accCTGTTCCAGCCCCAGACCGGGTTCTACCAGACCCTGGGGAAGGAGTGCGTGGCGCAGGGCTGCTGTGTGGACATCTTCCTCTTCCCCAACCAGTACGTGGACGTGGCCACCATATCCGAGGTCTGCAAGCTCACCGGCGGACAGCTCTACAAGTACAACTTCTTCACG GCGGTGAATGACGGGGAGCGGTTCATCCAGGACCTGACGCAGGACATCCAGCGGCCAATCGTGTTCGACGCCATCATGAGAGTCCGGACCAGCACAG GTTTCCGACCTGTGGACTTTCTGGGGAACTTCTACATGTCCAACACGACGGACGTGGAGCTGGGGGCCATGGACTGCGACAAGGCCGTCGCCGTCGACTTCAAACACGACGACAAGCTGAGCGAAGAGCTGGGCGCATACATCCAG TGTGCGGTTCTGTACACCAGTGTGAGTGGCCAGAGGAGACTCAGAGTGCACAACCTGTCGTTGAACTGCTGCAGCACCATGGCAGACCTCTACAAGAGCTGCGAGATGGACGCCATCATGAACATTCTCTCCAAACAAG CTGTGAGATCTGTGGTGAACTCCACTCCTAAAGCCATCCGGGAACAGCTGATGGCCCAGTGTGCCAACATCCTGGCTACTTACAGGAAAAACTGTGCTAGTCCTTCATCTGCTGGACag CTGATCCTGCCGGAGTGCATGAAGCTCCTCCCGCTCTACGTGAACTGCGTGCTGAAGAGCGACGCGCTGCAGGGCGGGGCCGAGACGTCGACGGACGATCGCGCCTGGCTCATGCACCTCCTCAACTCCATGGACATCTCCTCCTCAGGAGCCTTCTTCTACCCAAGGTTACTCCCCCTG CACAACCTGAGTCCCGACAAGGACGACGTTCCCATGGCGATCAGGTGTTCCATCGAGAGGATGAAGGATAACGGGGTTTACCTGCTGGAGAATGGCGTCTCCATGTTCATGTGGATTGGGATGAACGTCGACGCCGAGTGGATTCAGAGCGTCTTCGGCGTGCAGTCCGTCGCACAGATCGACATCGACTCC GGCACCCTGCTGAGTCTGGACAACCCGCTGTCAGCCCGTGTGCGCAACTTGGTGCAGCAAATACGCAGCCAGAGGAGCAGGTTTATGAAG CTGACGATCGTGAGACAGCGCGACAAGTTGGAGCCGTGGTTCCAGCACTTCCTGGTGGAAGAcaagggtctgtatgggggggcATCGTACGTGGACTTCCTCTGCCACATGCACAAGGAGATCAGAAACCTCCTTAGCTGA